CTCGACGATCAGCACCTTCATCCCGCCCGAAGGACTAGCAGAACGTGCCGAGCGGGAAACATTACGAGATTTTAATCTGGCTTGTAACGACCCGCCGGCCCCCGGTGGCTACGGTCGGGCCCGTGCCGACCGATCTCCCCCGCCGCGCAGCGCCGCCCTTCGCAGGGTTGTCCTCACATGCCTACCGGGTGTCCCCGCGCGTCCGGGTATTGCGCACCCTGTCGATATTCGTCGCCTTGCTCCTTCACATCCTGGCCTGCAAGCCGGGCGTGAAGCCGGAGCCGAGCGCGACGGCGGAGCCCGGGCTGGCTTTGCCCGTCGCTTCACCCGTCGTCGCCGATCGATCCATCGAGCGCGAGTACGTCGCCGAGATCCGGGCGGCTCGTCATGCGGAGATTCGATCACGCATCAAGGGCGTCATCGAAGCCGTCGCCGTCGACGAGGGCCAGGCGGTGAAGGCGGGCGACACGCTCTTCTCGATCGACGCGCGCGCGTTGAAGAAAGAGGTCCTCGCGGCGAGGGCGGCCGCCGCGACCGCGGAGGCCGAGCTCCGGAGCGGCCAGCTCGAGCGGGAGAACATGCAGCTCCTGATCGACAAGGACGTCGTCTCGAAGGCCGAGATCACGCTCGTCGACGCGAAGATCCAGACGCTCAAGGCGAAGGTCGAGGAGGCGCGGGCGGGCGCCGGGCGGGCCGCGGTCGAGCTCGGCTACGCGACGGTCAAGGCGCCCTTCGACGGCTTCGTGAACCGCATCCCGCGCAAGGTCGGCAGCGCCGTCGCCGAGGACGAGCTGCTCACGACGATCACCGACACGAGCGACGTGTACGCCTACTTCCGCGTCTCGGAGCGGGAGTACCTCGAATATTCGGCCGCGTCGGCCGAGCGCCCGAAGGAGGTCACGCTGAAGCTCGCCGACGGCAGCACGTTCCCGGTCAAGGGCGTCATCGACACCATCGAGAGCGAGTTCGACAGGGAGACGGGGACCATCGCGTTCCGCGCGAAATTCTCGAATGCGGCCGGCACGCTCAAGCACGGCAGCAGCGGCAAGGTCGTCCTCGCGACGGACCTGCGCGGCGCCCTCCTCGTGCCACAAAAGTCGACCTTCGAAATGCAAGGGGAGGTCTTCGTGTACGCGCTCGACGCGGACAACACGGCGAGGGCCCGGAGGCTCGTCCCCGGGGCGCGGCTCTCCGACACGTTCGTCGTCGAATCCGGCCTCCAGAAGGACGACCGGTTCGTCCTCGAAGGGGTCCAGAAGGTCAAGGACGGGGCCCGCATCCACGTGCGCCCCGCCGACGCCTCGGCCGCACGGTGATCCACACATGCTGACGACATTCGTCCGCCGCCCCGTCCTGTCGGCGGTCATCTCGATCCTCCTCGTCCTCCTCGGGTTGCTCTCGCTCCGGCGTATGCCGATGGCGCTGTTCCCGAGCGTCGCGCCGCCGGAGGTCAACGTCACCGTCGAATACACGGGCGCGAACGCCGAGACCGTCACGAAGGCCGCGATCGTCCCGCTCGAGCGCGCGATCAATGGCGTGCCCGGGATGAAGTACATGAGCAGCGACGCCGGCAACGACGGCGTCGGCGTCGTGCAGATCCTCTTCGAGACGGGCACCGATCCGGACGTCGCGGCGATCAACGTGCAAAACCGCGTGAACGCCGTGATGGGCGAGCTGCCCGCGGAGGTCATCCGCAACGGCGTGAAAATCGCCAAGGAAGAAAACGCGATGCTCATGTACCTGAGCATCCACAGCACGAACCCCGACCACGACGAGAAATTCCTCTACAACTTCGCCGACATCAACGTCCTCGCAGAGCTCAAGCGCATCCATGGCGTCGGGTACGCCGACATCCTCGGCGCCAAGGAGTACGCGATGCGGGTATGGCTCAAGCCCGACAAGATGGCGACGTATGGCGTGTCGAGCGACGACGTGCTCGACGCCCTCGAGGAGAGCAACGTCGAGGCCGCGCCCGGCAAGATTGGCGAAAACAGCGACAAGGGGACGACGCCCCTCCAGTACACGCTCAGGTACACCGGCAAGTTCAACACGGTCGAGGCGTACGAGGCGATCCCCATCCGCGCGATGGCCGACGGTCGAATCCTCAAGATCAAGGACGTCGCCGACGTCGAGTTCGGGACGACCTATTTCGACGTCGAGGCGAAGTTCAACGGCAGGCCCGCCGCATCCATCCTGCTGAAGCAGCTCCCCGGCTCGAACGCGAGCGAGGTCATCGAGGCCGTCAAGCAG
This DNA window, taken from Polyangium spumosum, encodes the following:
- a CDS encoding efflux RND transporter periplasmic adaptor subunit, translated to MPTDLPRRAAPPFAGLSSHAYRVSPRVRVLRTLSIFVALLLHILACKPGVKPEPSATAEPGLALPVASPVVADRSIEREYVAEIRAARHAEIRSRIKGVIEAVAVDEGQAVKAGDTLFSIDARALKKEVLAARAAAATAEAELRSGQLERENMQLLIDKDVVSKAEITLVDAKIQTLKAKVEEARAGAGRAAVELGYATVKAPFDGFVNRIPRKVGSAVAEDELLTTITDTSDVYAYFRVSEREYLEYSAASAERPKEVTLKLADGSTFPVKGVIDTIESEFDRETGTIAFRAKFSNAAGTLKHGSSGKVVLATDLRGALLVPQKSTFEMQGEVFVYALDADNTARARRLVPGARLSDTFVVESGLQKDDRFVLEGVQKVKDGARIHVRPADASAAR